A genomic stretch from Juglans microcarpa x Juglans regia isolate MS1-56 chromosome 3S, Jm3101_v1.0, whole genome shotgun sequence includes:
- the LOC121256934 gene encoding polyadenylate-binding protein-interacting protein 12-like — MAVAENASQDFENTTTVVSSSDLNAQNDLEISKPRNDSMDSKNDQKEISAATTFTVATDNYKSQMGQMVAGFDSNGVKSQQMRTVKSGGGYGSNNQRANGVMVRNGEDGGESFNRDMRDLEELLSKLNPMAEEFVPPSLAKNHAFFDGGAGGFGYANSFILQANFGNANANGYTGRRRRNGYSQGKRRMNGRMTPAQREAMVRRTVYVSDIDQQVTEEQLAALFLTCGQVVDCRVCGDPNSILHFAFVEFTDEEGARAALNLSGTMLGYYPVRVLPSKTAISPVNPTFLPRSEDEREMCSRTIYCTNIDKKVTQADVKFFFESLCGEVQRLRLLGDYHHSTRIAFVEFTMAESAIAALNCSGVVLGSLPIRVSPSKTPVRPRYPRPQLH, encoded by the exons ATGGCGGTTGCTGAGAATGCTAGTCAAGATTTTGAGAATACTACTACTGTAGTATCATCATCGGACTTGAATGCGCAGAATGATCTCGAAATATCAAAACCCAGAAATGATTCCATGGATAGTAAGAATGATCAGAAAGAAATATCAGCAGCAACGACTTTCACAGTGGCGACGGACAATTACAAGTCTCAGATGGGTCAGATGGTGGCTGGGTTTGACTCTAATGGGGTCAAGAGCCAGCAGATGAGGACGGTGAAGTCTGGTGGTGGGTATGGGAGTAATAATCAGAGGGCTAATGGGGTGATGGTGAGAAATGGAGAGGATGGGGGCGAGAGTTTCAATAGGGATATGAGGGATTTGGAAGAATTGTTATCCAAGTTGAATCCCATGGCTGAAGAATTTGTGCCTCCTTCACTAGCCAAGAATCATGCTTTCTTTGATGGTGGTGCTGGTGGGTTTGGGTATGCTAACAGTTTTATACTTCAAGCTAATTTTGGCAATGCTAATGCCAATGGATATACTGGTAGAAGG AGGAGGAACGGCTATAGTCAGGGGAAGCGTAGGATGAACGGTAGAATGACTCCGGCACAGAGAGAGGCTATGGTTAGGAGAACTGTCTATGTGTCTGACATTGATCAACAG GTTACCGAAGAGCAGCTTGCAGCTTTGTTTCTTACTTGCGGACAG GTTGTTGATTGCCGTGTTTGTGGCGATCCTAACTCCATTCTCCATTTTGCCTTTGTCGAGTTTACGGATGAAG AGGGAGCAAGGGCTGCTTTGAATCTGTCTGGGACTATGCTCGGATATTACCCTGTTAGAGTGCTGCCTTCCAAAACAGCAATTTCACCAGTGAATCCAACATTTTTGCCAAGG TCTGAAGATGAACGTGAGATGTGCTCGAGGACTATTTACTGTACAAACATTGACAAGAAG GTTACCCAAGCAGATgtcaaatttttctttgaatcACTTTGTGGGGAG GTGCAACGCCTGAGGCTACTTGGAGACTATCATCATTCAACTCGTATTGCTTTTGTCGAGTTCACAATG GCGGAAAGCGCAATTGCTGCTCTTAACTGTAGTGGTGTGGTTTTGGGTTCATTGCCAATAAG GGTAAGCCCATCAAAGACGCCTGTTCGACCCCGTTATCCTCGCCCGCAGTTGCACTG
- the LOC121258644 gene encoding uncharacterized protein LOC121258644 has protein sequence MKTINCRQIVEKKLQRKNSTEKKLQRIQQREVSEKDDFDGIADNFDGEKLQKSTHTGLWETAIWDLGVRFRRREVAIHFDDMRSWDLGVGFRLREVTDSFVIGILLGWAWRPKWATMARDELICSESKGSESSSCSSPSWTVDNWKDKRQSSVSPTEYEDCRTSQLHKDVVDLVTEEDLEHLCELVEMKDGGPRWIEMMDRSTPNMSYQAWRRDPKQGPPQYRSSSVFEDATPEIVRDFFWDDEFRSNWDDMLASSTTIEECPTTGLMIVQWIRKFPFFCKDREYIIGRRIWESGRSYYCVTKGVSCPSVPRCDKPRRVDLYYSSWCIRAVKSKRGDGQLTACEVLLFHHEDMGIPWEIAKLRVRKGMWGTVKKIEPGLRAYQKARASGAPLSRPAFMARINSKISSEDLRSFGRADDLAETQITSASNKSPGRIISKLLIFGWVVVLACSLDRGRLTNAFIFGAARRLANVGSGK, from the exons ATGAAG ACCATAAATTGCAGACAAATTGTAGAGAAGAAATTGCAGAGGAAGAACTCGACGGAGAAGAAATTGCAACGAATTCAACAGAGAGAAGTTTCAGAGAAAGATGACTTCGACGGAATTGCAGACAACTTTGACGGAGAGAAGTTGCAGAAAAGCACACATACTGGGTTGTGGGAGACGGCGATTTGGGATTTGGGTGTGAGATTTCGACGGAGAGAAGTTGCAATCCACTTCGATGACATGAGATCATGGGATTTAGGCGTGGGATTTCGATTGAGAGAAGTTACAGATT CCTTTGTTATAGGAATTCTCCTTGGATGGGCATGGAGACCCAAATGGGCAACTATGGCAAGAGATGAATTGATTTGTTCTGAGTCAAAAGGCTCTGAATCATCATCGTGTTCATCGCCCTCTTGGACCGTGGATAACTGGAAGGATAAGAGACAATCCTCTGTATCGCCCACTGAATATGAAGATTGCAG AACGTCGCAGCTACACAAAGATGTGGTTGATTTAGTGACTGAGGAGGATTTAGAACATTTATGTGAGCTTGTGGAGATGAAAGATGGAGGTCCTCGTTGGATAGAAATGATGGATCGTTCCACCCCAAATATGAGCTACCAAGCATGGCGAAGAGATCCCAAG CAAGGTCCTCCACAATATCGCAGCAGCAGTGTCTTTGAGGATGCCACGCCAGAGATAGTTAGGGACTTTTTCTGGGATGACGAGTTCCGTTCAAATTgggatgacatgcttgcatctTCTACAACTATAGAAGAGTGTCCCACCACTGGGCTCATGATAGTGCAATGGATACGAAAG TTTCCGTTCTTTTGTAAAGACAGGGAATATATAATTGGTCGTCGTATATGGGAATCAGGAAGATCATATTACTGTGTAACCAAG GGAGTATCTTGTCCTTCTGTCCCAAGGTGCGACAAACCAAGACGTGTTGACCTTTATTACTCAAGTTGGTGCATTCGAGCTG TGAAATCGAAAAGAGGTGATGGCCAGCTGACTGCCTGTGAGGTATTGCTCTTCCATCATGAAGATATGGGTATCCCATGGGAAATTGCAAAACTTCGAGTGCGGAAAGGAATGTGGGGAACTGTCAAGAAGATAGAGCCTGGGCTTCGTGCATACCAAAAAGCAAGAGCATCAGGTGCACCTCTCTCTCGGCCAGCCTTTATGGCCCGGATCAACTCCAAAATTAGTTCAGAGGACCTAAGATCCTTTGGAAGGGCTGATGATTTGGCAGAGACACAAATAACTTCTGCATCAAACAAATCACCAGGGAGGATTATATCGAAGCTCCTCATTTTTGGTTGGGTGGTTGTACTTGCTTGTAGTCTTGATCGAGGACGCTTGACTAACGCATTTATATTTGGTGCGGCCAGAAGGCTTGCAAATGTAGGAAGTGGAAAGTGA
- the LOC121258112 gene encoding 60S acidic ribosomal protein P1-like, whose product MSSSELACTYASLILHDDGIAITAEKIAMLVKAAGVSVESYWPSLFAKLAEKRNIDDLILNAGAAGGGCAAPVALSAPAGGAAAAAAPAVEEKKEEPKEESEDDDMGFSLFD is encoded by the exons ATGTCTTCCAGTGAGCTTGCTTGTACCTACGCCTCTTTGATTCTCCACGACGATGGGATCGCAATCACT GCAGAGAAGATTGCGATGTTGGTAAAAGCTGCAGGCGTCTCTGTCGAGTCTTACTGGCCTAGCCTTTTTGCAAAGCTTGCAGAGAAGAGGAACATTGATGATCTCATTCTGAATGCTGGTGCTGCGGGTGGTGGTTGTGCTGCTCCAGTAGCTTTGTCTGCTCCTGCCGGTGGTGCTGCCGCTGCTGCTGCTCCAGCAGTCGAAGAAAAGAAG GAAGAGCCAAAGGAAGAGAGTGAGGACGATGACATGGGATTCAGCTTGTTTGATTAG